In Runella sp. SP2, the genomic window CTTCAGCCTTTTTTTTAGTATCGCTCAATTGGGTCACCGAGTGGCGAGAAGCCCATCCTTGGATTATCTGGTTTTTGCCCGTGGGTGGTTTTATCGTGGGCGGGGCTTATTATTATTTTGGGCAAGATGTACTAAAAGGCAACAACCAACTCATCGAAGAGTTTCACAGTCCGTCCCAGATTGTTCCGCTCAAAATGGCTCCGCTTGTGCTTTTTGGTACACTAGTTACGCACTTGTTTGGCGGCTCGGCGGGTCGCGAGGGTACAGCCGTTCAAATGGGGGGAGCTATTGCCGACCAGTTTACCAAACTCTTCCGATTTTCAGACGATGACCGCCGTATTTTACTGATCATTGGAATCAGTGCGGGTTTTGCCTCGGTATTTGGAACACCGCTGGCGGGCAGTGTTTTTGCCCTCGAAGTCCTGATTGTGGGGCGTATGCGCTACGAAGCGCTTTTGCCTAGCCTTCTCACGGCACTGGTCGCCGACTACACCTGCCACGCATGGCAAGTAGCTCATACGCATTATAGCATCCCCAGCGTGCCCCCTATTCATGCAGATACGCTACTTTGGGCCATTTTTGCGGGTATTTTATTTGGGCTAACATCGCTTTCTTTTTCTAAAATCGTACACTTTTGGGGAGATTTTTTCAAACGAACCATTGCCTATCCCCCACTTCGGCCCGTGGTTGGGGGGGCGGTATTGGCGGTTTGTATTTGGCTTTTGGGCACAACTCGGCACATTGGTTTGGGGGTTCCAACCATTGTCGCATCTTTTACTGAACCGCTTGCTTCTTACGATTTTGTACTCAAACTTTTGTTGACCACCTTCACCCTCGGTGCAGGTTTTAAGGGCGGTGAAGTTACTCCTCTTTTTTTTATTGGAGCCACCTTGGGCAATGCGCTTTCGGCTTTTGTTCCGTTGCCGATGGCATTGCTGGCAGGGATGGGTTTCGTTTCTGTCTTCGCAGGTGCGACCAATACACCCATTGCATGTACACTAATGGGGATGGAGCTTTTTGGCACCGAATGTGGCGTTTTTGTTGCCCTATCGAGTGTCATCGCTTACCTTTTTTCGGGGCACTCAAGCATTTACAGCGCTCAAGTATTTCAAAAGGAAAAACACGATTAGTGTGAAGTGAGGGAGGTTGCTCACAACCTCCCTTCTTGTGTCTCAGGTTGCTCACAACCTGAGTTTTCGCTCAAAAATTAAACTGTGAAGGTTGTAAGACACGCGAAGCAAGGAGGTTGTGAGCAACCTCCTACACGGACTACAACTGATATACATTGACAATCAACGTATCGGCATTTACGCCCGTAAAGACACCCAGACCATTGGTAATGGACGTTGGAGGTGTACTGATATTTTGAGTCGTTGTTCCTGTTGATTTGTAGAGCGCTGCATAATCAGCATTCAACCGATACAAAACCGCGTAATGCTTGCCAAAATACTGAAATGTCTGCGGCATAATGCTACTCGAACTTGCCATCGTTGGTTCGTTGTTGAAGCGACGAGCAAACGGGCTTTGGGTAGTTTCGGCGGGCAAAATTGTAATAGGCGTTGGGTTTGTTTCGGTGTTGATAAACGCCACAAAATGATAATCGCTGGTAGGATTGTCCCACGTTGCCTCAATTGGGCTACGGTCTTCCCCCGAAGGTGGTCGAAAACCACCCGTCGTACCGCTACTAAGGTCGATTTGGGTTCGATAAATTACGTTTCGGCTCAAGGCGAAACCCGTAGGGCGTGTCGGAATGCTGGTAATTGCTGAAACAGGCAATCCTTTATATTCAAAATCTAAGGTGTAAGTCAAGCCAAAAGTCACCAATTCCGTCGCGGCCGACTCATAAACGCCTTCGCTGACTTCTTTTAAGGTAAAAATTTTTCCATCGCTTGCGTGGATTTTAATCGTTTGCCCCGTGATAGGTCTTGAAACCGAATCAGCATCATCACTCGAAGCAGCGTAGGAAGTCACCGTTGTCAATTTTAAACTTACGGGTTTCCCTGGCGCAAGGAAAGCTTCTACTACGGGTTTTTGATTAGAAAAAACCACTTGGTTCGTGTCGGTACAAGACGCTAGAATAAAAACTCCTAAGAGCAAGCCTATGAGGGCCGTTTGTTGAAATTTTTGGCAAAAAGTTGCTATGTGGTTCATCGAAAAATTCATATTGAGGTTTACAAAAAACACAGTCTCATCTCGCCTTCTAGCGGAGTTTCCACGAGAAAGTGACGTTTGGCGTGAATCCCAAATAATTGACATTAGTGGTTTGAAGCACACTTTCACCGTTTTCGGTAATGACTTCAAAACGTTTGTACCACACATTTTTGCGGTTGTAAAGGTTAAATACCGAAAGCCCGATGCTTCCCCAACGCGCATTGTAGGTCGCCGAAATATCGAGACGATTGTAAGGCGAGAAACGAGTCGCATTTTTATCCGACGGCATTGTAAAACTACGTATTGAGCCATCCAACAACTTAACTTGGTAAGCCCCCACAATGGATGTATAAGGGCGGCCTGTCGAGAATATTTGAGTCAGGGAGAAATCAATATTTTTCCAACGATATGCCCCAATAAACTTAAATTGATGACGCACATCTTGGTCAGAATGATAAGGCAAATCAGAAAACGCCGACACGTTTCGAAGCGCTTCCGACAGCGTATAACCTATCCAACCGTTGAAATCTCCAAACTTACGTTGCACTAACACATCCACGCCGCGTACCACTTCATTTCCGTTAAAAAACGTTTCCTGAACGCTCAACCCTTGGCGAATTTGGGGCACAAACCGCAGGGTGTATTCGGTGATCCCTGTGTTATTTTTTTGGTAAAACTCCACATCCACCAAGTACTGTTTGTATTCATAACTTCCTCCCACAATGAGGTGATCCGACTGCGTGACGGGAAGCGTTCCGCCGTTGGCCAGTAACCAGTAACTACGGTTACCTTGCGTCAAATCTTCACGGTTGATTTGTTTGGCAAACTGAAAATAACGCCCCGTCGCCATTTTGAGCTTTACTTTGTCCGACACAGCATACGTAGCACTAAGGCGAGGCTCAAAGTACAGTTTATTCGTAACGTCAAAATGATTGATGCGAAGACCCGGTTTCAACAACAACTTGGTATTAAACAACCGAATTTGGTCTTGCAAATAAAACGCTGTGATGAGGCCGCGGTCGCTTTTACTCAATACATTGACTGTATCGTTTTGGATGTATTGATAATCAATGGTATTGGCCGTCGAGTGGATTCCAAACTCCAA contains:
- a CDS encoding voltage-gated chloride channel family protein, with product MKNNKSVIFPSATFLFVLKWLAMALIVGVLAGSASAFFLVSLNWVTEWREAHPWIIWFLPVGGFIVGGAYYYFGQDVLKGNNQLIEEFHSPSQIVPLKMAPLVLFGTLVTHLFGGSAGREGTAVQMGGAIADQFTKLFRFSDDDRRILLIIGISAGFASVFGTPLAGSVFALEVLIVGRMRYEALLPSLLTALVADYTCHAWQVAHTHYSIPSVPPIHADTLLWAIFAGILFGLTSLSFSKIVHFWGDFFKRTIAYPPLRPVVGGAVLAVCIWLLGTTRHIGLGVPTIVASFTEPLASYDFVLKLLLTTFTLGAGFKGGEVTPLFFIGATLGNALSAFVPLPMALLAGMGFVSVFAGATNTPIACTLMGMELFGTECGVFVALSSVIAYLFSGHSSIYSAQVFQKEKHD
- a CDS encoding DUF4249 family protein, whose amino-acid sequence is MNHIATFCQKFQQTALIGLLLGVFILASCTDTNQVVFSNQKPVVEAFLAPGKPVSLKLTTVTSYAASSDDADSVSRPITGQTIKIHASDGKIFTLKEVSEGVYESAATELVTFGLTYTLDFEYKGLPVSAITSIPTRPTGFALSRNVIYRTQIDLSSGTTGGFRPPSGEDRSPIEATWDNPTSDYHFVAFINTETNPTPITILPAETTQSPFARRFNNEPTMASSSSIMPQTFQYFGKHYAVLYRLNADYAALYKSTGTTTQNISTPPTSITNGLGVFTGVNADTLIVNVYQL